Part of the Aquimarina sp. TRL1 genome, TCTACATTCAGCAGATCTTGTTCTTTATTTGTTAGTTTTACAGAAGGCTTGGTTACATAATTCAGACTCACATTCGCAGGTGCTTTCCATACGCCTCTATCATTATCTACTTTGGCATAGATCCCTGCCATCGTACTACTAGGAGGTAGTTCCATTGGAAGTTTTCCTATTTCTACCAAAATTTTATTATAGGTCACATTATCCAATTGTTCTATAGATGCCAGACTTCTTCCATGCAGAGCTCCATTATTGGTATCTTGAGAGATATCTTCCGGAGTACCATCATCCGGGTTATTATCTATAATCGCATCTTTTAATGTTTCCCAATTAGCTGCTACGCTATCGAATAATGTGGTATCTGTATCTGCCGGGTTATCGATATCGGCTACGGTAATCAGGGTTTCGATTTCTTTTAATACATTGGAGGTATTGGAATCTATCAAGTTATTCACTTTGGTTTCATTACCCTCGTCTATATTCTTTTTGAGATTGGCTGTTAATTTTTTTAATGCTTTATAGAGTACTTCTATTTTTCCATCTCCTTCAAAAAGATCATTGAAATTTGTCAATGCAGTTTCTATTGGACTGACATCAATCACCGGGATTTCATCAGATAAAGCAGAAATTGCCGCATTGGCTTCTACATTCGTATTTTCTTTTAATTGAATAAGATGTTCCAGATCAGCTTGCAACGTCTCTAATAAGCTATGCAGGGTTAACGGTCTTGGAGCTGCATAATTTTTGACATCAGTTCCTGCTCCTGAAGCACCCATATTAAACCCATTAGTCGCATCGTATAAAAACTGCAATACGGCTATCAGACTCCCTTCAAAAGTAGTATCAAAATCTCCTATTTCATTGGCAATAGCAGTTACTGCCGCAGCTACATCCATTGTATTCAGATTCGATGTAATGACCTCTTGTGCTTCTGGTTCCTCTTCGTTTTTATGATGAATGACAATGCGATTTTCGTCAATCTTATAATCCAATATTGTGTCCAGGTAAGGATAGTATACCCCTCCGTACTTAATTTCATCCTTATTGGCACTTATATTTCCTCTAAGATCCGAAACATAAGTATCTGTCGGGATCTCATCATATCCCAAAGTATCAATAATGGTAAACCGATCCTGTAATTCCTTACATTGTTCTAATGCCTTGTTATACAAACCATAAAAAGTAGCTGCATCAATACCACTTACCCTGGTTGCGTCTGGAAAGAGAATTAACGTAGGTTCATCTACTTTTTTTAGTGCTGTTAATCCCGTGAGAAGTGCTGTGGTATTGGTAATCATTGTTACCTCTGTATCTTCTTCATCCAACTTATCTCCATATCGTCCTACGGAAACAATATAACAGGGACCTCCTCCATTAGCAAAATACATCTGCATGGAATAATACATCAAAAATGGTTGTTTTTCTGAGGGTTGATCCACTACAATTGTTCGTTGTATATCTCCATCAATCTTTTCATCAGTGATGGCTACTTTTATTGTGGTCTCTGCTTTGGCTCCGCCAAAATATGTTTCGTATTCCAACATCGAAGTGATACGGGTAGGGAGCCCTTTTAAATCTCCATTAATTTTAGCGGTTGCTTTCTCTGTATATCCGATAAAGGCTGGAATTGCTGTTTCTACTTGTGCTACCGAAGGGGGAAATTTTACGATTTCCTCTATATAAACCCCTGGTGTATTGTATGTACTTGCCATGATTTTTTGTGTTTTTTTTTAAATGTATATTTCAGAATATGTAGTTGTAGTATTCGTGTCCTGATCTGTCACTGTCCGGATGGTATCTGCTCTTGGATTAGGAAACAGGTATGTATTGATATCTACGGGTAAAGGAGCTGCAAAATCAACATCCGGATCTATCTCGATAAACCCATTTTTAGTCAGAGGTTTTACTGATTGTGTTTCCAGGAAGTTATTCTCTGCTCGTTTTATATATCTCCAGATTGTTTTTCTGTTGTCAAAATGAATTCGGAATACAGGAATGGGGTCCAGGTGCAGGCTTACTGGATTTTCAGGATCTGAGGTATCTATAGCTACAGTATCTCTTCCCCCATCTCCTTTCATACGAAGTTGGATAATTCCTATGAGTCCTCTGCTTTGTTCTTTGATCACCGCCTGATTCAGAATTAACTGTCCTTCGGTACTTTCTAGTTCGTCTCCCTCTACATCAAATATTTTATCCAATCTGATCTGTGGGTCTTGTCGTTTGTTTTCTTGCTCTATTGCATACCATACCCCTCGTGTTGCTGCTTCTGATAAACGGCTGGCAGTAGTAATTAATCCAGCGGAAGCAGCAGTTTCCATATAGGTATAGCTCCCTGACACAGCTGCTGGTTTGGTATTCGAAAAATGATACAAACGTCCGTATTCTTTGGGAATGGAAGAGTAATTATAGAACCGATAATCCTTGTGATAGATATAAAAGCTCAAGGTCAGCTCTTCTGCTAAAAAGATATCGGATATCACATCATTTCCGGATTCGGTCACCTTATTGAGTATACTAAAATGGTCCGTTCCTTTTCTAAAAACCAGTTTGTGGTTTATCATTTCTTTTGCCGTAGCAAAAGTGGGAACGATATCCAGGTACTCTGATACATCATAAGTGAGCAATTGCAGTTCCTTGGTCGCTGCATTCATCGATGTAAACGATTGTGCTCCATCGTCTAAGAAGTACGAGTGGTATACTTCTATCTTAGCCAATGATTTATAAACAGTTTTAAAAGCCATTATAATTGATTTAAACTCCCATTGATTTCTGTGATGACACTTCCTTCTGCTTGTAGTATATCCCGTTCTATCTCTAATACGCTTACTTTATAAATAACAGATGGATATTGTTTTCCTCCCAACGTACCCCAGATGAAATTCATCTCTTCGAATGAGGGGGTATATAGTTCGATTAAAAATTTGAAATTTTTAATTTTATCCATTCCTTCCAGTGCTCTGTCAAAGCTTGTGTTCGCCTGTGTAAATACCCGTTTGGACTGGAAAAATGCTACAATTTTTGAAATGCTTTTTAAGGACTCTTTATACCCTGTTCGATTTGCCGCAAAGAGGATATACAAGTTCAGGTATACTTTATTATTTTTATAAGCTACTTTTGTTCCTTCTATACGGTAATTTCGAACGTTTTTTAAAGTTGCCTCTTCTTCTAAATGCAGTAGTGTTAATACGATATTATTGGTTTCCGAAGATTCGGAAACATCTGTATCTATAAAAGCTATATTATCCAGAAATACCGGCTCTTCTTCTATCGTCGCATTAAAAAAGTTATTGACCTCTTCTCTGATGATTTGTAGTACCTCAAAAATCATAGCTGATTGTTTCGTTTATTAGTATATCTTCTTTCCTGAGCTGTATGTATGCTCAGTAGTGGTAATCAGAATGGAACGGGAATCGTACTTCCTTATCGGGTTTTTATGTGTAGGCATTATACCATGGGGTCGTATATCGCATCCTACTAAAAAGAAATCCCCCAATTCCTTTATTAACCCCCTGATGTTATATCTGGGTTTATATATCAGTTTCTCCCTGAGTTTGTTTTCTGTGATAACCTGTTTTTTGTGTCTCAGTTTCCGAATTAAAACAAACTGTACCCCTACCTATGTTTGACTTTCCCCCGTCTCTGAAAATAAAAATGTTATTTTTCTTAATCCCCTCAGAGAGACTACTGATATAACTGATGTAAAATTACAGTGCTTCCTAATAAAAAACACAAGTCAAATCACTAAGAAATCATAGGAAAACGGCTTTGTATATTCGGGGTAAATCCCCCTTTTAATTTCTTCTGTTATTTCTCATTTTATATGCATTCCTTTTTATTTTTCAAGAGAAATCACTGTATTTTTTTCTATATACTCCCACATCACATACCTGAAAACAGGGTATTGATTTTCCCTATTTGAGGTATTTCATACCCTTGATAAGCACAGCATCTTTGCCTTGTACAATTATGATATTCATAACACTATGAAAAAGCTCATCAAAAGCGTTATTATCCTTATGCATTTATTTCTTGTCATTCAAGCTAATGCGCAAGAAGTACAGAAAAACAGTTCGCAAAGTACTAGAACACATATTTCCCTCAATAATGAGGAGCAAAAGCGGGTTCTCAAAAAATTCTATTATAAAAACGGTACCCTAAAAGAAGAAAGAGAAGTTCTTCATGGAAAATTAGATGGTTCCTGGAAGTTCTACTATAGTTCCGGGAAGCTAAAGAAGGAAGGGAGATTTAAAAACAATAAAGCAAATGGCATCTGGAAACGCTATAAAGAAGATGGTTCACTCGCCTATATCGAACGATATATAAACGGAGTGGAAGAAGGTGAATGGAAAGCTTTTTATCCAAATGGAACGTTGCGGGTTATCGGTTCTTTTTCTCAAGGAAAACGGCAGGGAGAATGGGCTGTTTATACGAAAGAAGGGTATCTGGACAGGAAAATAACGTTTAAAGACGACCGGATCAAAAATGAAATTCGCATTGCCCGTCAGCAAAAAACAACTTCCAGCAGTAGTTATAATATGATCAGTACACTTGATTAACTTTTTAAACAATATTCAATGCAACTTACAGAACTCGCTCCTTTTCTACAGGAGTATACCGCTACACATACTCAAAAAGCCAGTCCGGAAATTCTAAAAAAATACGAGCAAAAAGTCCCGGCTGCTCTACTCGCATTATGGGAACACTACGGATTTGGAAAATACAATCACGGAATTCTGGAGATTGTCAATCCCGATGACTTTAATGATACACTATGGACCTGGTTAGGAAAAGAAGTCGCTACTTATACGCCTATTGCCATCAATGGTTTTGGCGATTTATTCTATTACCGACAACTAGGGAATGAGGAAGAAGATGTCTGCATGATTACTCCTCACTATCGCGACATTACCAATTGTTGCTGGAGCTTGACAGGCTTCTTTAATCATATCGTCTGTGATAAAGAGTTTATCGATTCAGTACTTCGGAAAGAGTTGTTTACTGCTGCAATAAAACGGTATGGAGAACTCTCCGGCAATGAGAGTTTTCATTTCGTTCCTGCACTCGCTATTGGAGGTACCGAAAGTCTTGATACCCTCCAAAAAGGAAATACACAAATACACTTAGATATTCTTTTTCAAATAGGAAGTTAATTCCTGCTAAACCCTCTTAGATATGGCACAAATAAAAAACATCGAAGGATTAACAACAGATCAAATCAATCAAGAGCTCGTCAACGGCGCCCGTTTTATCGTATTTCAATATTGTATTTCTATTATTCTAATGACTTTTCGAAAAAATACTGCCATCTATTTTATCAAGAAAGGAGAATCTACTATAAAGTATAGTATTGGGTGGACTCTTCTTAGCTTTTTTATCGGATGGTGGGGAATTCCATGGGGACCTATTTATACCATCAGCTCCCTGTATACAAATATACGTGGAGGAAAAGATGTGACCGAAGAGGTACTTTCTTCTATGCAGGCAGCTTCTCAATCTCCAGCTCCATAACATATACTTTGCTGATACGATACTGCTATAAGCGTTTTTAGCTATACCTAATCAGGAAGCTATTAACGTACTATCCACGAAATTAAAAAGCAAGGCAAAACGTCTTGCTTTTAATT contains:
- a CDS encoding DUF4255 domain-containing protein codes for the protein MIFEVLQIIREEVNNFFNATIEEEPVFLDNIAFIDTDVSESSETNNIVLTLLHLEEEATLKNVRNYRIEGTKVAYKNNKVYLNLYILFAANRTGYKESLKSISKIVAFFQSKRVFTQANTSFDRALEGMDKIKNFKFLIELYTPSFEEMNFIWGTLGGKQYPSVIYKVSVLEIERDILQAEGSVITEINGSLNQL
- a CDS encoding toxin-antitoxin system YwqK family antitoxin; its protein translation is MKKLIKSVIILMHLFLVIQANAQEVQKNSSQSTRTHISLNNEEQKRVLKKFYYKNGTLKEEREVLHGKLDGSWKFYYSSGKLKKEGRFKNNKANGIWKRYKEDGSLAYIERYINGVEEGEWKAFYPNGTLRVIGSFSQGKRQGEWAVYTKEGYLDRKITFKDDRIKNEIRIARQQKTTSSSSYNMISTLD
- a CDS encoding T6SS immunity protein Tdi1 domain-containing protein codes for the protein MQLTELAPFLQEYTATHTQKASPEILKKYEQKVPAALLALWEHYGFGKYNHGILEIVNPDDFNDTLWTWLGKEVATYTPIAINGFGDLFYYRQLGNEEEDVCMITPHYRDITNCCWSLTGFFNHIVCDKEFIDSVLRKELFTAAIKRYGELSGNESFHFVPALAIGGTESLDTLQKGNTQIHLDILFQIGS
- a CDS encoding phage tail sheath C-terminal domain-containing protein — encoded protein: MASTYNTPGVYIEEIVKFPPSVAQVETAIPAFIGYTEKATAKINGDLKGLPTRITSMLEYETYFGGAKAETTIKVAITDEKIDGDIQRTIVVDQPSEKQPFLMYYSMQMYFANGGGPCYIVSVGRYGDKLDEEDTEVTMITNTTALLTGLTALKKVDEPTLILFPDATRVSGIDAATFYGLYNKALEQCKELQDRFTIIDTLGYDEIPTDTYVSDLRGNISANKDEIKYGGVYYPYLDTILDYKIDENRIVIHHKNEEEPEAQEVITSNLNTMDVAAAVTAIANEIGDFDTTFEGSLIAVLQFLYDATNGFNMGASGAGTDVKNYAAPRPLTLHSLLETLQADLEHLIQLKENTNVEANAAISALSDEIPVIDVSPIETALTNFNDLFEGDGKIEVLYKALKKLTANLKKNIDEGNETKVNNLIDSNTSNVLKEIETLITVADIDNPADTDTTLFDSVAANWETLKDAIIDNNPDDGTPEDISQDTNNGALHGRSLASIEQLDNVTYNKILVEIGKLPMELPPSSTMAGIYAKVDNDRGVWKAPANVSLNYVTKPSVKLTNKEQDLLNVDVQSGKSINAIRTFTGKGVLVWGARTLAGNDKEWRYIPVRRFFNMAEESIKKATEQFVFEPNDMNTWVRVKAMINNFLTLQWRAGALAGPTPDKAFYVNVGLGETMTADDVLDGKMIIEIGMAVVRPAEFIILKFSHKMQEA